In Cryptococcus neoformans var. neoformans B-3501A chromosome 3, whole genome shotgun sequence, the DNA window AAAAAGCGAGGCTGAAGAGGGAGGCGAGGGCGAGAGCAAAAGCAGAAAAGGCTAAAGAAAGTGGGGAAGGACTGTTCGCAGAAGACGTCAAGGAGAATGTCACTGCACCCATAGTGGTTTCACCGGCAAAGACCAAGACCAAGCACGCCGGCGCGCCTGCTGCTGGCCACTTTCACATTGTCCCCTCCCACCCAGTATTATCTCAACATCCACCAGAATCACAATCGATAACATCCCTCCCCcaccctctcttccccttcccaacAACCCCGCGCCAATGTGCCCTTCTCGGCGTATTTTCCAAGCTTCAGTCGCTCTCATACCGGGTCGGACTTGGTCCGCGGTTTGGTGGAGAATGGTTAATTTATCCAGGAGACTACTTGCGGTATCATGCGCATTTTACCAGCCAGGTCATCGTTCGAGATGAACCTATCAGACCGACCGAGATTGTGGCGTGGGGTAGGTTGGGTACAGGGACGAAAAAAGCTGGATTAATTTGTTGCTGGGATGATGGTAAGAGAGAAGACGGACAAGATGACCAagggggaaaagaagaggatgtggaaTTCTACTCGCTTGAATGGGCCAACTTTGGATAGATTCTTGTGTTGTATAATACAAAATGTACAAGTAATGTATGATAGAGCCAAAAGATACATACATTGTTATCGTCCAGGTCTAGGAAGACGAGCAAGAAGGAATCATTCTCGTAAGGATTGGATCAACTAGTCGACGTGTGTGATAAAAAGTGCAAGGAAGAGTATTCCGGAGAGACTTTTAGAAAAAAGGGGGTAAATTGTTCTAGGATTTATGCGGCGGAGAGATTGACCGTGTCAAAGTAAGGGTGTTGAAGTGCGCGCTTGGCTGTTTTTtaaaaaagagaagaagagtggatTAGCTCATCGCAGCTCCCAAGAGACGCGAATTCATACCTGAAATTCGGTGAGCAGGATCATAGACCAAAGTCTGGGCAATCAAGTCAAGCCCATCGGCCTCAAATCCCTTGACGACATCTGCCAGTTCGACGGGGTGCCATTGAGGAAAGGTAGGCTTGTAATCGGGCAAGCCCCTGACTCCGGGCCATACGTCTTCGTCGGGTGTGCCGAGAACTCTGCGATTTGGGATCAGGCCACACGTTTTGATAGCAAAGGATTAAACTTGCCGGAAAATTCGAAAGATTTCATCAATCTCAGAGTCGCCCGGGAAGAGAGGTTGACGAGTGGCCATTTCGGCGACGATACATCCAACGGACCACATATCAATAGCAGTCGAGTAATGCCTTGAGCCAAGAAGAACTTCGGGGGCTCGGTACCACAGTGTGACAACCTGCCCGCCACACATGAGCATCAAGCCATACCATGCTTGAAGAGTGGGGAAAAAGACTTGCCTCGTGAGTATAAGTACGCAGAGGGATACCAAACGCCCTCGCCAAACCGAAATCACCAATCTTGAGATCACCCGACTTGTTGATCAACAGATTTTGAGGTTTGAGGTCTCGATGGAGGATACGGTGGCCGTGGCAGTAGTAGAGACCTTTGACGAGTTGGTAAGAGAATTTCTGTTTTAGTGGGGTTGAatcaaagaaaaaagtCAGCCGGGGTGTATCCGAGTTTGTAAGGAGCAGATATGTTTACCTTGACCATGTCGGGACCGAGACCGTCCTTTTCACCAATGGTATCCATATACTTTTTCAAATCCATATCAAGGAACTCGAATACGAGGTAAAGCTTTGCTTCGGAATGCACAATATCCAACAGCCTATATTCTTGTcagttttttctttcttcatgCAGTTGCTCTTGCCTGGAAAACGTACTTTACAATGTTGTCGTCCTTGCTCAACTCTTTCAACAAACTGATTTCTCTGATAGATGTGCTTGgcacaccttcatcttccgcttcAAGGCGAATCTTCTTGAGGGCGACAATGTGGCCGGTGTTGATGTCTTTGGCCTTGTACACTACACCATAGGTCcctgtttttttttggttaTCAAAGGTTCATTGGGGAAGCGACGTTGGGTCAATTGGTACGGTACGGAAACACACCTTCTCCGACCTTTTCAATCTTTTGATAGTTGTCAAGAGACATGGTTTTCTGGTCGTGCGTTGAATCAGGGCGAGGATATCGGCCGGTTGTTTGTGATACTGTGGTCTCGCGCGTCGACTGTTGGGGCCGTGTACGGAAAAAGAGTTGGACGTGGGTATAAAAAAGGGCGAGTGTATGTGGACGAGGCTGGTGTATATATGGTTGATATAGAGATGAAAGTGGAAAGTGAAGACTGGGGAGATGAAAAGGTGGGTTTGTTATATATCCCGTCGATCTCGAGCAACGAACCAACAAGTTTGCCCGGCCTCGTCCCTTTGACGCGTCGCGTAAATTTTGATTCCGCACATACGtaactcttcttctctttcacccaCGTTATAACGTCAACTTTTGATAAAACAAATGTCGGTCCGGTACGCCTGCTCGCATCTCGATACGCCTGCACCGCCGCTCCCCCCATCGTACCCATCAAGCGGtccatctttctttccGATCGAACAGCTTTATTTCTGTGAAGAATGTGATGCTCTTCGGTGTGATCTCTGTGTCGGGGTAGAGGTCGCCAGTTACTTTTGTCCAAACTGTCTCTTTGACGTCCCGGGCGCAAACGTAAGGGGAGATAGGAACAGGTGAGTCGGTGGTGTTGCCCTTGTTCGCGACTTGTGTTGACTttggccaaaaaaaaaaaaaaaccagATGCGCGAGATCATGTTTCTCCTGCCCTCAATGCTCATCGAGTTTATCGATCCAAGCGTCCGATTTTGCGCGGGACGACGTCTCGGGGGACGGAGCACCGCCCGGACCTCTGTACCTCCTCGTTTGTCCTGGATGTAGGTGGTCGAGTAAGCAGATAGGCTGGGAGTTTGAAAAGCCCACGGGAATTGCTCGTGCGTTGCTCTTGTTTGTTCAAAAATAAAGAACGGAAGGGACAACTAACGTGCTACAGTGCAAGTACAAAAGCGATGGACACAGCCTGAACGAATACAGGCAGAGTTTGATGGTATCAAAGATCATCTCGAGTCGTACATGACTTGTTCTTCATCTACACCCACTACACCACATCATCGGCCGAGGGCGCCTTCACGCCACATTTCGCATCTCACGCAGATGGCGGCCAAGGCGTTGAACCGGCCTGTTCATGGATTTGCTGTACGTAAAAAACCCCTGCAAGCGCCGGGAGGGGAGAAAGTGGGCTGGGATGAGCTGGAAGCGTACGAGTCAAAGGCAAGCTGGCGAGAGCTGGGGTTGGAAAAAGGGATGGGAGACGTTGAGGCGGTCAGGTcgttggaagaagcgggGTGGGAAGGGATGGCCGCGGTGGATAGGCGGTGGGGTACGAGCTGGGAATGTGATCGGATGTCCAAGTGGGTTGTTCCCCGACTCTCAAGATGACTGGCATTTTAATGGCGAGCCTTTTGCAGATCGGTTTTACCGCAGAGAATCCCGCTAAGGACGAAACTCACTAAACGGTGTCCCGAGCCTAGCTGTCGTCATTTACTTGTGCAGCCGGATACGAAAAGCGTGCGTATGAAGATCAAGATGGTAGCGCTCAACTACCTTCCCATCCTGGAGGTGGGTCGGCGGCGGCGacgggtggtggtggtgccCGGTGGGGATACGGACGAACGGCCGGGTTTTGAAGCGCATGCGCATGAGCATGACGCTGAGcgggaggagaagagacgagAACGACGTCGGACGCGACCTGCTTTATCGGGCATCCCATGGTCCGGGGGCGAaaagggtgaagaagaggacgaggctGGCGACAGGCCGCTTGTTGCAGGCGAGACATACACCTTTCAGCTCGCGCTTACCAACCCGCTATACGATCCTATCCAAATCCGGCTGACTCGGCCTCCCCTGCCTAAACATGCACCGCCGGAAAAGTGCGAGGTGAGGATCGCGACGCCGCATTTTACGTGTAATGCCTCGAAAGATGCGTGGGcgtatgatgatgaggaggatggggatggaagtGAGGATGCGGCCGGGACAGGGACGATGCGGAAAGGAGGACGATTGGGTGTGCTCGCAGGCGGCAGCTTGCGCGATAAACGGCGGGAAGCGGGGGTCGAGAAAAGGGGGAATGTGTCAAAGGTGCCTATCGAGGTGGAGATTTCTGAACAAGCACGGGGGGATGTCGAGTTTGATTTGGAAGTGCGGTTTACGTATCGCGTCGAGGGCGAGGGGAcgggggagaaggggagggaagagtACAAGCATTTCACATTTTGGGCGAGGGTTCATCTCGGGGAGGTGTAGGTGGATTGTATGTAGGTATGGATTGTGTATGTATATATGAAGCATAAAGactgcctccacctccacctgcCGCGTCGATCTTGAACGAGCTGACTCGTCCATTCAGCAACAAGACTGACCAACACTGATGTCGAGACTCAACCTCACCGTACCTTCCGTCGAGTTTAGCATGTCGCAGACCGTCGCCTTTACGCCGCAGTACGCGCAGCCGTTTACGCTCCAGGAGGCCATGGGCCTGGAGCTGGACAGCCTGGTTGCGGAAGTGAACCGGCTGATCAACTCTATCCGGCACCTCTACTCGACGCAGGACGCGCTGCTGGAGTTCATGCAGTCGGACGCGGGACGGGCGGATCCCGAGGGGGCGCAGGCGGCGTGCGAGGCGTACCGGGAGAACGAGGAGCTGATGTAGGTGTGTCCTGCTCGGCCAGCGCTGACGGCAGACCGCGGCAGGGGGAGCGGGTTGCGCTGCTGTGCGCTGCGGTGGCGAACAAGGCGGGGcgggcggtggtggtgggggcGGCGGGCGTGCGTGCGGGGGACGTGGTGGAGCGGTGGGCGGGCGGGGGGGGCGGGCGGGAGTGGTGGCTGCCGGGGCTGCATCTGTAGCGATGAATTGATTCCGTGTATTTACTTTCCAACTGTCCACTGTCCAGCCCATGTCCCCCTNNNNNNNNNNNNNNNNNNNNNNNNNNNNNNNNNNNNNNNNNNNNNNNNNNNNNNNNNNNNNNNNNNNNNNNNNNNNNNNNNNNNNNNNNNNNNNNNNNNNCGCCcgctccctctccccctccccctccccctcccccagCAAGTCCTCCGCCAGCGAGTACTCGCTCCCCTCCGCCCGCTACGATTCCCGCTCCAGCCACCGCCCCCCCACAGAGCCAGAGCCCGACGAGTTCACGACGCCCGTCGCTGCCCCCTGCCACGACCGCCCCGACCTCAGGCCGCCCCACTTTGTCGTTCCAGCCTCCTCGAGCCCCGGGTCTCCACCCCCACAGCCACTGCCCGTGCTCGAACCGGTCGGCGATACGCCCAGGAGCGCACCCGCCCACACGTCGGGTTTCGGTGGCGCCGACGGAAACAAGGACTGGGAAGAGACGCTCAGGGGGCGGAACAGGCGAACTTTGCCGGCCAAGGTCCCCAGCAGTGCGACTCATCTAGCAGGCCTTCTCGATGACAGCATTCACGCGTAAGTCTTTGCATTGCTAAAAGCATGTACTAATCTGCCCAGTGAACCGGGCCACGCACCCATCTCGTCGTCACCCACATCCATCTCCCCGTCCACCTCCCCGTCCAGCTCACAGCCCAGCACACACCAACTGCCCACCATCACCCACACCCCTCACTCGCCCGTATCCTCCCCTCCGTCCGGCACCCCGGCACGTCCCGATCGATCGCCCTCACGGGGCGCGACACCGAGTtattcatcctccatcacAGAGCTCACTGACATGCTGGGCGGCGCAATCGACGAAATCGGACTGATTGACTCGCGAGATACGCCGCCGCCCATGGTGGGAGAGCCGGGTAAAAAGCAAAAGCCCGATATGCGGATCGAGCTAGACAAGGCGAAAGGCTTGGAGCCTGCCGCAGAAGTGGTCAACAAGGGGCCCATGACACCTACCTCGTTGCCGGCAAGAGGCGCATCGTTATCTTCCACGAcgtcgccgccgccgccgccgccggtACAAGGACCGACAGAGATGGGTGCCGGTATagcctcctctttcccacTCCACCAACCGGAACTAGAAACCACTTCCAACAACCCCTTCTCGTCCCAAGCTGGACCCTTCACCCACTCACCCACCACCCTATCCTTCCACTCACCCACCGCCCATCCCTGGCCACCTGCCATGTCCATGTCCACATCCGCCCTCAAATCGCATAAATCCGCCGGCGCCCGCGCGTTGGCGTACGCCCGCGCAATCAATGAAATCGCAAGGGCAGAAACGGGCTTGAAAGCGTGGTGTGCTGCCGCAGCTGCCGAAGCGCATCGCCGACCCATCCACCATGCCCCGTCCAAAACCCAAGCGCcgccgtcttcttccccccCCGTTGGTCTTTCGCCGCATCCGAGAAACGTTTCGACAGGATCAGAATTCCCGATGCGTGCGGATTCGTACACTGCCAGAGAAATTTCACAACGCGTGATCGATCCGGCAGACCAGCCAACAGCCTTGCCTCCCAACTTGCCGTACCCGCAACTCCAAGCCCAAGTCAactaccaccaccagctGTCTCCAGGGGGTAGCAGCCTTGTCGGGGGAGGCGGTTTGAAACCGTCTCAATCGATGCAGTCGGTATCAAGCTTTACATCCAGCAAAAAgggcggcggcgggggcggcggcggcggtggcTTTTTCTCTGCGATCAGAAAGGGAAGCAGCAGAAAGGAAAGTATGAGCATGTCGTTAGGTCCGCCGGGGGGGTATCTGGGCGGCAGTGCGAGTAAGAAGGATGTCAGAGGTTTACCCATCTCGGCACCTCGGTCTGC includes these proteins:
- a CDS encoding hypothetical protein (Match to ESTs gb|CF190155.1|CF190155, gb|CF185632.1|CF185632); translated protein: MSPPPHSIPLYLVNGVATVWDAQTAATLHCVHNVSGLRAGTLPGVAQQNGFLGLPLTLMQEETAYLVTQGIAHLVPLDPSPSTPSDETVKAHTAARVARLKALEEKTREAEAKRLEESKKAFDKGGEKARLKREARARAKAEKAKESGEGLFAEDVKENVTAPIVVSPAKTKTKHAGAPAAGHFHIVPSHPVLSQHPPESQSITSLPHPLFPFPTTPRQCALLGVFSKLQSLSYRVGLGPRFGGEWLIYPGDYLRYHAHFTSQVIVRDEPIRPTEIVAWGRLGTGTKKAGLICCWDDGKREDGQDDQGGKEEDVEFYSLEWANFG
- a CDS encoding hypothetical protein (HMMPfam hit to Pkinase, Protein kinase domain, score: 343.5, E(): 2.8e-100), which gives rise to MSLDNYQKIEKVGEGTYGVVYKAKDINTGHIVALKKIRLEAEDEGVPSTSIREISLLKELSKDDNIVKLLDIVHSEAKLYLVFEFLDMDLKKYMDTIGEKDGLGPDMVKKFSYQLVKGLYYCHGHRILHRDLKPQNLLINKSGDLKIGDFGLARAFGIPLRTYTHEVVTLWYRAPEVLLGSRHYSTAIDMWSVGCIVAEMATRQPLFPGDSEIDEIFRIFRVLGTPDEDVWPGVRGLPDYKPTFPQWHPVELADVVKGFEADGLDLIAQTLVYDPAHRISAKRALQHPYFDTVNLSAA
- a CDS encoding hypothetical protein (HMMPfam hit to Dynactin_p62, Dynactin p62 family, score: -23.8, E(): 1.9e-09), encoding MSVRYACSHLDTPAPPLPPSYPSSGPSFFPIEQLYFCEECDALRCDLCVGVEVASYFCPNCLFDVPGANVRGDRNRCARSCFSCPQCSSSLSIQASDFARDDVSGDGAPPGPLYLLVCPGCRWSSKQIGWEFEKPTGIALQVQKRWTQPERIQAEFDGIKDHLESYMTCSSSTPTTPHHRPRAPSRHISHLTQMAAKALNRPVHGFAVRKKPLQAPGGEKVGWDELEAYESKASWRELGLEKGMGDVEAVRSLEEAGWEGMAAVDRRWGTSWECDRMSKSVLPQRIPLRTKLTKRCPEPSCRHLLVQPDTKSVRMKIKMVALNYLPILEVGRRRRRVVVVPGGDTDERPGFEAHAHEHDAEREEKRRERRRTRPALSGIPWSGGEKGEEEDEAGDRPLVAGETYTFQLALTNPLYDPIQIRLTRPPLPKHAPPEKCEVRIATPHFTCNASKDAWAYDDEEDGDGSEDAAGTGTMRKGGRLGVLAGGSLRDKRREAGVEKRGNVSKVPIEVEISEQARGDVEFDLEVRFTYRVEGEGTGEKGREEYKHFTFWARVHLGEV
- a CDS encoding hypothetical protein (Match to EST gb|CF185453.1|CF185453), which gives rise to MLGGAIDEIGLIDSRDTPPPMVGEPGKKQKPDMRIELDKAKGLEPAAEVVNKGPMTPTSLPARGASLSSTTSPPPPPPVQGPTEMGAGIASSFPLHQPELETTSNNPFSSQAGPFTHSPTTLSFHSPTAHPWPPAMSMSTSALKSHKSAGARALAYARAINEIARAETGLKAWCAAAAAEAHRRPIHHAPSKTQAPPSSSPPVGLSPHPRNVSTGSEFPMRADSYTAREISQRVIDPADQPTALPPNLPYPQLQAQVNYHHQLSPGGSSLVGGGGLKPSQSMQSVSSFTSSKKGGGGGGGGGGFFSAIRKGSSRKESMSMSLGPPGGYLGGSASKKDVRGLPISAPRSASPQKPDSAATATSSPQSGSGSHTPRVQTVPSPMGPRPLGPRGPGARGSFTPPGRTSLDTAAPSRISVVSPPRNLRASMDSVRLVGKTSAPPPSGTATVADSGEDVKYMADVLPYVEKSVLRAYLNRYGGDQMQALGAYLEDEKNGAVR